One segment of Streptomyces roseifaciens DNA contains the following:
- a CDS encoding sensor histidine kinase — MPVRRLRLPRRPDRDAVLIAATGLLGGLALWFLGLHNNPPLADVPGWLSLVALGVMCGAELLRRSAPLTALAVGTLTLVLDICTGSLVATIAMYTDVVYAAVLYGRPSVAWRIPRIAEVLTVLGTLLAVAVIRKPEALLIGFGFGVLIVAPAWTGAGIRRHRDAARAARLEAERTALLAEMDRREAVGAERARMARELHDMVAGHLSAIAIHSTAALSIGEAKASEEALTVIRENSVQGLAEMRRLIGLLRQAGGEEEPAATPRLDGVDALLAHARKAVRDDRFRFVLDDGRGPVPLPAPTELAAYRIVQESLTNAVKHAAPGEVTVRLAREGRRWLAVEVTSAYGAGPGPRAPGSGAGLVGMGERVALLDGEFEAGPVAGPDGKSWRVRAVLPVPEEGTP, encoded by the coding sequence ATGCCCGTCCGCCGCCTGCGCCTGCCCCGCCGCCCCGACCGCGACGCCGTCCTGATCGCGGCCACAGGCCTGCTGGGCGGCCTGGCGCTGTGGTTCCTGGGGCTGCACAACAACCCGCCGCTGGCCGATGTGCCCGGGTGGCTGTCCCTGGTGGCGCTGGGCGTCATGTGCGGCGCCGAGCTGCTGCGGCGCAGCGCCCCGCTGACGGCGCTCGCCGTCGGCACGCTCACGCTCGTCCTCGACATCTGCACGGGCTCGCTCGTCGCGACGATCGCCATGTACACGGACGTCGTCTACGCGGCGGTGCTCTACGGCCGTCCCTCCGTCGCCTGGCGCATCCCCCGCATCGCCGAGGTGCTGACCGTGCTGGGGACGCTGCTGGCCGTGGCGGTGATCCGCAAGCCGGAGGCGCTGCTGATCGGCTTCGGTTTCGGGGTGCTGATCGTCGCGCCGGCGTGGACCGGCGCGGGCATCCGCCGGCACCGTGACGCCGCGCGGGCGGCCCGGCTGGAGGCCGAGCGGACGGCGCTGCTGGCGGAGATGGACCGCCGCGAGGCCGTGGGCGCCGAGCGCGCCCGGATGGCGCGCGAGCTGCACGACATGGTCGCGGGCCACCTGTCGGCGATCGCGATCCACTCCACCGCGGCGCTGTCGATCGGGGAGGCGAAGGCGTCGGAGGAGGCGCTCACCGTGATCCGGGAGAACAGCGTGCAGGGCCTGGCCGAAATGCGCCGGCTCATCGGGCTGCTGCGGCAGGCGGGCGGCGAGGAGGAGCCCGCGGCCACGCCCCGCCTCGACGGTGTGGACGCGCTCCTCGCCCACGCCCGCAAGGCCGTCCGCGACGACCGGTTCCGCTTCGTCCTGGACGACGGGCGGGGGCCGGTTCCGCTCCCGGCGCCGACCGAGCTCGCGGCGTACCGCATCGTCCAGGAGTCCCTGACCAACGCCGTCAAGCACGCGGCGCCGGGCGAGGTGACGGTGCGTCTGGCGCGCGAGGGCCGCAGGTGGCTGGCGGTGGAGGTGACGAGCGCCTACGGCGCGGGTCCGGGGCCGCGGGCGCCGGGCTCCGGGGCGGGGCTGGTCGGCATGGGCGAGCGGGTGGCCCTGCTGGACGGGGAGTTCGAGGCGGGCCCGGTGGCGGGCCCGGACGGCAAGAGCTGGCGCGTGCGGGCGGTGCTGCCCGTACCGGAGGAAGGAACACCGTGA
- a CDS encoding DUF2550 domain-containing protein encodes MVLALLVSGVVVLLVLVGLFVFGLRRRLIQRSGGTFDCSLRWNVPEKGPTPDGKGWVYGVARYNSDRIEWFRVFSYAPRPRRLLERASIEVLERRSPQGDEELALLSDAVVLICVHQGTRLELAMSEDALTGFLAWLEAAPPGQRVNVA; translated from the coding sequence ATGGTCCTCGCTCTGCTCGTGAGCGGCGTCGTCGTCCTGCTGGTGCTGGTGGGGCTCTTCGTCTTCGGGCTGCGGAGGCGCCTGATCCAGCGCTCCGGCGGTACGTTCGACTGCAGTCTGCGCTGGAACGTCCCGGAGAAGGGCCCCACGCCGGACGGCAAGGGCTGGGTGTACGGCGTCGCCCGCTACAACAGTGACCGGATCGAGTGGTTCCGGGTCTTCTCGTACGCGCCGCGGCCCCGCAGGCTGCTGGAGCGCGCCTCCATCGAGGTGCTGGAGCGGCGGTCCCCGCAGGGGGACGAGGAGCTCGCGCTGCTGTCCGACGCGGTCGTGCTGATCTGTGTGCACCAGGGGACGCGCCTGGAGCTGGCGATGAGCGAGGACGCCCTGACGGGCTTCCTGGCGTGGCTGGAGGCGGCGCCTCCCGGTCAGCGTGTGAACGTGGCGTAA
- a CDS encoding glycoside hydrolase family 18 chitinase, whose amino-acid sequence MSTGTSGSIGRTLRRAVAALATLALPATALVGLAAAPAHAAPSATATFVKTSDWGTGFQAEWTVKNTGTTAITAWTVEWDFPSTTTVGAYWDALLTSSGSHHTAKNREYNGTIAPGASVTFGFVGSGDGAPTGCRLDGGPCDGSSADTPPSAPGQPSSTGVTADSIALTWAAATDDKSVKNYDVYRGDSVVGTVSGTAFTDTGLSADTDYTYKVVARDSAGQTGPASPSATLRTGSGGGTDKPPSAPGTPQATAVTDTSVALKWPAATDDKGIKDYDVYRGTVKVATVGKLAHTDTGLTAGTDYTYTVVARDSAGQTGKASAPLTVRTTGGGQPQPGAGYAKVGYFVQWGIYGRGYTVKSLETTGAAAKLTHINYSFSNIHPTDLTCLNGVTKATTPNPQDPSQGDGAGDSWADYEKGFGAGESVDGVGDTWDQKLAGNFNQLKKLKAKHPGLKINMSIGGWTYSKYFSDVARTEASRQKFVKSCIDMYIKGDLPVTNGRGGPGAAAGIFDGFDIDWEWPGSEGHAGNHVSKDDKANNTLLFAEFRRQLDALSATTGRKYLLTAFTPADPAKIEAGWDITTKDGTPSVIDYMDFANVQGYDFHGSGSDNSWEPKRTGHQGNLYQDAKDPYTTKFSVEKTVQAYLDAGVDPKKVVLGLAFYGRGWQQVADGGERGVWQTANGAAPGQFPEESGTRGYDNLIASVAGLTVHHDEQSVATYGYTGNNGQWWTFDDVWSINKKTAWLKPKGLGGVMIWEMSGDSGTLMTAVDNGLRS is encoded by the coding sequence TTGAGCACAGGAACCTCAGGAAGCATCGGCCGCACCTTACGAAGAGCGGTGGCCGCCCTGGCCACGCTCGCGCTGCCCGCCACCGCGCTCGTCGGCCTGGCGGCCGCCCCGGCCCACGCGGCGCCGTCCGCGACGGCGACATTCGTCAAGACCTCCGACTGGGGAACGGGCTTCCAGGCGGAGTGGACGGTCAAGAACACCGGCACCACGGCCATCACCGCCTGGACCGTCGAATGGGACTTCCCCTCCACCACCACGGTCGGCGCCTACTGGGACGCCCTGCTCACGAGCTCGGGCTCCCACCACACCGCCAAGAACCGCGAGTACAACGGCACCATCGCCCCCGGCGCCAGCGTCACCTTCGGCTTCGTCGGCTCCGGCGACGGCGCCCCCACGGGCTGCCGGCTCGACGGCGGGCCCTGCGACGGTTCCTCCGCCGACACCCCGCCCAGCGCCCCCGGGCAGCCCTCCTCCACCGGTGTCACGGCCGACAGCATCGCGCTGACCTGGGCCGCCGCCACGGACGACAAGAGCGTCAAGAACTACGACGTCTACCGCGGCGACAGCGTCGTCGGCACGGTCTCCGGCACCGCCTTCACCGACACCGGCCTCAGCGCCGACACCGACTACACGTACAAGGTCGTCGCCCGCGACTCGGCCGGCCAGACCGGCCCGGCGAGCCCGTCCGCCACCCTGCGCACGGGGAGCGGCGGCGGCACCGACAAGCCGCCCTCCGCCCCCGGCACCCCGCAGGCGACCGCGGTCACCGACACCTCCGTGGCCCTGAAGTGGCCCGCTGCCACGGACGACAAGGGCATCAAGGACTACGACGTCTACCGCGGCACCGTGAAGGTCGCCACGGTCGGCAAGCTCGCCCACACCGACACCGGCCTCACCGCGGGCACCGACTACACCTACACCGTCGTCGCCCGGGACTCCGCGGGCCAGACCGGCAAGGCCAGCGCGCCGCTGACCGTGCGCACCACGGGCGGCGGCCAGCCGCAGCCCGGCGCCGGCTACGCCAAGGTCGGCTATTTCGTGCAGTGGGGCATCTACGGCCGCGGCTACACCGTGAAGTCCCTGGAGACCACGGGCGCCGCCGCCAAGCTCACCCACATCAATTACTCCTTCTCCAACATCCACCCCACGGACCTCACCTGTCTCAATGGGGTCACCAAGGCCACCACCCCCAACCCCCAGGACCCCAGCCAGGGCGACGGCGCGGGCGACTCCTGGGCCGACTACGAGAAGGGCTTCGGCGCCGGCGAGTCCGTCGACGGCGTGGGCGACACCTGGGACCAGAAGCTGGCCGGCAACTTCAACCAGCTGAAGAAGCTCAAGGCCAAGCACCCCGGCCTCAAGATCAATATGTCCATCGGCGGCTGGACCTACAGCAAGTACTTCTCGGACGTCGCCAGGACGGAAGCCTCCCGGCAGAAGTTCGTCAAGTCCTGCATCGACATGTACATCAAGGGCGACCTGCCGGTGACCAACGGCCGCGGCGGCCCCGGCGCCGCCGCCGGGATCTTCGACGGCTTCGACATCGACTGGGAGTGGCCCGGCTCCGAGGGCCACGCCGGCAACCACGTCTCCAAGGACGACAAGGCCAACAACACCCTGCTGTTCGCCGAGTTCCGCCGGCAGCTCGACGCACTGAGCGCGACGACGGGCAGGAAGTACCTGCTCACGGCCTTCACCCCGGCCGACCCGGCGAAGATCGAGGCAGGCTGGGACATCACCACCAAGGACGGCACGCCCAGCGTCATCGACTACATGGACTTCGCCAACGTCCAGGGCTACGACTTCCACGGCTCCGGCAGCGACAACAGCTGGGAGCCCAAGCGCACCGGCCACCAGGGGAACCTCTACCAGGACGCCAAGGACCCGTACACGACGAAGTTCAGCGTCGAGAAGACCGTCCAGGCCTACCTCGACGCCGGGGTCGACCCGAAGAAGGTCGTGCTCGGGCTGGCCTTCTACGGCCGCGGCTGGCAGCAGGTCGCCGACGGCGGCGAACGGGGCGTCTGGCAGACGGCGAACGGGGCGGCCCCGGGCCAGTTCCCGGAGGAGTCGGGTACGCGCGGCTACGACAACCTGATCGCGTCCGTCGCGGGCCTCACCGTCCACCACGACGAACAGTCGGTCGCCACGTACGGCTACACCGGCAACAACGGGCAGTGGTGGACGTTCGACGACGTCTGGTCGATCAACAAGAAGACGGCCTGGCTCAAGCCGAAGGGCCTGGGCGGCGTGATGATCTGGGAGATGTCGGGTGACAGCGGAACGCTGATGACGGCCGTGGACAACGGCTTGCGTTCCTGA
- a CDS encoding F0F1 ATP synthase subunit epsilon, which yields MAAELHVELVAADRSVWSGEATLVIARTTSGDIGVMPGHQPLLGVLESGPVTIRTADGNVVAAVHGGFISFADDKLSLLAEIAELADEIDVKRAERALERAKSAADAAAERRADVRLRAVAGVH from the coding sequence TTGGCTGCTGAGCTGCACGTCGAGCTGGTCGCGGCGGACCGAAGCGTCTGGTCCGGCGAGGCCACTCTGGTCATCGCGCGTACCACATCGGGTGACATCGGCGTCATGCCCGGCCACCAGCCGCTGCTCGGTGTGCTGGAGTCCGGCCCGGTGACCATCAGGACCGCCGACGGCAATGTCGTCGCCGCGGTGCACGGTGGGTTCATCTCGTTCGCGGACGACAAGCTCTCGCTGCTCGCCGAGATCGCGGAGCTTGCCGACGAGATCGACGTCAAGCGTGCGGAGCGGGCGCTCGAGCGCGCCAAGTCGGCGGCGGACGCCGCCGCCGAGCGGCGCGCCGACGTCCGGCTGCGTGCGGTCGCGGGCGTTCACTAG
- a CDS encoding response regulator — MTTTPPADAPGIRVLVAEDQASVRSGLVLILRSAPGVEVVGEAADGEEAVRLARELRPDLVLMDVQMPRLDGVSATRQVVAEQLADVLVLTTFDLDEYVFGALRAGAAGFLLKDSDAAGLIAAVRTVAAGEGLISPAVTRRLIAEFARPAQGRMPGAEEPAALESLTRREREVLAALGEGLSNAEIASRLGMAEATVKTHVSRLLNKLELRSRVQAAVLARELGLVQSS; from the coding sequence GTGACCACCACACCCCCCGCGGACGCCCCCGGGATCCGCGTCCTGGTCGCCGAGGACCAGGCGTCCGTACGCTCCGGGCTGGTGCTGATCCTGCGCTCGGCGCCGGGCGTCGAGGTCGTCGGGGAGGCGGCCGACGGCGAGGAGGCCGTCCGGCTGGCCCGCGAACTGCGCCCGGACCTGGTGCTGATGGACGTGCAGATGCCGCGCCTGGACGGGGTGTCGGCCACCCGGCAGGTGGTCGCCGAGCAACTCGCCGACGTCCTGGTGCTGACCACGTTCGACCTGGACGAGTACGTCTTCGGGGCGCTGCGTGCGGGCGCGGCGGGCTTCCTGCTCAAGGACAGCGACGCCGCCGGTCTCATCGCGGCGGTGCGGACGGTGGCGGCCGGCGAGGGGCTGATCTCCCCGGCGGTGACGCGCCGCCTGATCGCGGAGTTCGCGCGCCCGGCGCAGGGCCGGATGCCGGGTGCCGAGGAGCCCGCGGCGCTGGAGTCGCTGACGCGCCGCGAGCGCGAGGTGCTGGCGGCGCTGGGCGAGGGGCTGTCGAACGCGGAGATCGCGAGCCGTCTGGGCATGGCGGAGGCGACGGTGAAGACGCACGTCAGCAGGTTGCTGAACAAGCTGGAGCTGCGCAGCAGGGTGCAAGCGGCGGTGCTGGCCCGGGAGTTGGGATTGGTCCAGTCCTCTTGA
- a CDS encoding F0F1 ATP synthase subunit gamma, which yields MGAQLRVYKRRIKSVSATKKITKAMEMIAASRIVKAQRQVAASTPYASELTRAVTAVATGSTTKHALTTEAENPVRAAVLLITSDRGLAGGYSSNAIKAAERLTERLKAEGKDVVTYIVGRKGVAYYGFRERPVAESWTGFTDSPAYADAKRIAGPLIEAVQRDTAEGGVDELHVVFTEFVSMMTQTPADKRLLPLSLEKAPAEQEAATPGRILPLFDFEPSAEGVLDALLPRYVESRIYNALLQAAASEHAARRRAMKSATDNAEELIKSLSRLANAARQAEITQEISEIVGGASALADATAGSDN from the coding sequence ATGGGTGCCCAGCTCCGGGTCTACAAGAGGCGGATCAAGTCCGTCTCCGCGACCAAGAAGATCACCAAGGCGATGGAGATGATCGCCGCCTCGCGCATCGTCAAGGCACAGCGCCAGGTGGCCGCATCGACTCCGTACGCCAGTGAGCTCACCCGGGCAGTGACCGCGGTTGCCACCGGCTCCACCACCAAGCACGCCCTGACCACCGAGGCGGAGAACCCGGTCCGGGCCGCGGTGCTGCTCATCACGAGCGACCGCGGTCTGGCCGGCGGCTACTCCTCGAACGCCATCAAGGCGGCGGAGCGGCTCACCGAGCGGCTCAAGGCCGAGGGCAAGGACGTCGTCACGTACATCGTCGGCCGCAAGGGCGTCGCGTACTACGGCTTCCGCGAGCGTCCGGTGGCGGAGTCCTGGACCGGCTTCACCGACAGCCCGGCCTACGCCGATGCCAAGCGCATCGCGGGGCCGCTGATCGAGGCCGTCCAGCGGGACACTGCCGAGGGCGGCGTGGACGAGCTGCACGTCGTCTTCACCGAGTTCGTCTCGATGATGACGCAGACGCCGGCCGACAAGCGCCTGCTGCCGCTGAGCCTGGAGAAGGCTCCCGCGGAGCAGGAGGCCGCCACGCCGGGCCGGATCCTGCCGCTGTTCGACTTCGAGCCGTCGGCCGAAGGGGTCCTCGACGCACTGCTGCCGCGGTACGTGGAGTCCCGGATCTACAACGCGCTGCTGCAGGCAGCGGCTTCCGAGCACGCCGCCCGTCGTCGTGCGATGAAGTCCGCCACCGACAACGCAGAAGAGCTCATCAAGTCGCTCTCGCGGCTTGCCAATGCGGCCCGACAGGCCGAAATCACCCAGGAAATCAGCGAGATCGTCGGTGGCGCCAGCGCTCTGGCCGACGCGACCGCGGGGAGTGACAACTAA
- the atpA gene encoding F0F1 ATP synthase subunit alpha — MAELTIRPEEIRDALENFVQAYKPDAASREEVGTVSVAGDGIAKVEGLPSAMANELLRFEDGTLGLALNLEEREIGAVVLGEFSGIEEGQPVQRTGEVLSVAVGEGYLGRVVDPLGNPIDGLGEIATEGRRALELQAPTVMQRKSVHEPMETGYKAVDAMTPVGRGQRQLIIGDRQTGKTALAVDTIINQRDNWRTGDPKKQVRCIYVAIGQKGSTIASVRAALEEAGALEYTTIVAAPASDPAGFKFLAPYTGSAIGQHWMYQGKHVLIVFDDLSKQADAYRAVSLLLRRPPGREAYPGDVFYLHSRLLERCAKLSDEMGAGSMTGLPIVETKANDVSAFIPTNVISITDGQCFLESDLFNAGQRPALNVGISVSRVGGSAQHKAMKQVSGRLRVDLAQFRELEAFAAFGSDLDAASKASLERGKRMVELLKQAQYAPYSTEDQVVSIWAGTTGKMDDVPVEDIRRFERELLDYLHREHKGLMTSIVEGGKMSDDTLQAVGDAIASFKQQFETSDGKLLGEG, encoded by the coding sequence ATGGCGGAGCTCACGATCCGGCCGGAGGAGATCCGGGACGCGCTGGAGAACTTTGTCCAGGCGTACAAGCCGGACGCGGCCTCGCGCGAGGAGGTCGGTACGGTCAGCGTTGCCGGCGACGGCATCGCTAAGGTCGAGGGCCTTCCCTCGGCCATGGCGAACGAGCTGCTGCGGTTCGAGGACGGAACCCTCGGTCTCGCCCTCAACCTCGAGGAGCGCGAGATCGGTGCGGTCGTCCTCGGCGAGTTCAGCGGCATCGAGGAGGGCCAGCCGGTGCAGCGCACCGGTGAGGTGCTCTCCGTCGCGGTCGGCGAGGGCTACCTCGGCCGCGTCGTCGACCCGCTGGGCAACCCGATCGACGGCCTCGGCGAGATCGCGACCGAGGGCCGGCGCGCCCTTGAGCTGCAGGCCCCCACGGTCATGCAGCGCAAGTCGGTCCACGAGCCGATGGAGACCGGCTACAAGGCCGTCGACGCGATGACCCCGGTCGGCCGTGGCCAGCGTCAGCTGATCATCGGTGACCGCCAGACCGGCAAGACCGCGCTGGCCGTCGACACGATCATCAACCAGCGCGACAACTGGCGCACCGGCGACCCGAAGAAGCAGGTCCGCTGCATCTACGTCGCCATCGGCCAGAAGGGCTCGACCATCGCCTCCGTGCGCGCCGCGCTGGAGGAGGCCGGTGCGCTGGAGTACACGACGATCGTCGCGGCCCCCGCGTCCGACCCGGCGGGCTTCAAGTTCCTCGCCCCCTACACCGGCTCGGCCATCGGTCAGCACTGGATGTACCAGGGCAAGCACGTCCTGATCGTCTTCGACGACCTGTCGAAGCAGGCCGACGCCTACCGCGCCGTGTCCCTGCTGCTGCGCCGCCCGCCGGGCCGTGAGGCCTACCCGGGTGACGTCTTCTACCTGCACTCGCGTCTGCTGGAGCGCTGCGCCAAGCTCTCCGACGAGATGGGCGCCGGTTCCATGACCGGTCTGCCGATCGTCGAGACCAAGGCCAACGACGTCTCGGCGTTCATCCCGACCAACGTCATCTCCATCACCGACGGCCAGTGCTTCCTGGAGTCCGACCTGTTCAACGCCGGCCAGCGCCCGGCCCTGAACGTCGGTATCTCGGTCTCCCGAGTCGGTGGCTCCGCCCAGCACAAGGCCATGAAGCAGGTCTCCGGCCGGCTCCGCGTGGACCTCGCCCAGTTCCGTGAGCTGGAGGCGTTCGCCGCCTTCGGTTCCGACCTGGACGCCGCGTCGAAGGCCTCGCTGGAGCGCGGCAAGCGCATGGTCGAGCTGCTGAAGCAGGCCCAGTACGCCCCGTACTCCACCGAGGACCAGGTCGTCTCCATCTGGGCCGGCACCACCGGCAAGATGGACGACGTCCCGGTCGAGGACATCCGCCGCTTCGAGCGCGAGCTGCTGGACTACCTGCACCGCGAGCACAAGGGCCTGATGACCAGCATCGTCGAGGGCGGCAAGATGTCCGACGACACGCTGCAGGCCGTGGGCGACGCGATCGCGTCCTTCAAGCAGCAGTTCGAGACCTCGGACGGCAAGCTGCTGGGCGAGGGCTGA
- a CDS encoding cob(I)yrinic acid a,c-diamide adenosyltransferase, which yields MVNLTRIYTRTGDTGTTALGDMSRTVKTDTRIAAYADANEANAAIGVAIALGQLPEEIVKVLVRIQNDLFDVGADLATPVAENPKYPPLRVEQSYIDKLEADCDRFLEDLEKLRSFILPGGTPGAALLHQACTVVRRAERSTWAAMELHADIMNPLTATYLNRLSDLLFILARTANKEVGDILWVPGENR from the coding sequence ATGGTCAACCTGACGCGCATTTACACCCGCACCGGTGATACGGGCACCACCGCCCTCGGCGACATGAGCCGCACCGTGAAGACCGACACCCGCATCGCCGCCTACGCCGACGCCAACGAGGCCAACGCCGCGATCGGGGTGGCGATCGCGCTCGGGCAGCTGCCCGAGGAGATCGTGAAGGTGCTCGTCCGCATCCAGAACGACCTCTTCGACGTGGGCGCCGACCTGGCCACGCCCGTCGCCGAGAACCCCAAGTACCCGCCGCTGCGCGTGGAGCAGTCCTACATCGACAAGCTGGAGGCGGACTGCGACCGCTTCCTGGAGGACCTGGAGAAGCTCCGCAGCTTCATCCTGCCGGGCGGCACGCCGGGGGCGGCGCTGCTGCACCAGGCCTGCACGGTCGTGCGCCGCGCGGAGCGCTCCACCTGGGCGGCGATGGAACTCCACGCGGACATCATGAACCCGCTGACGGCCACATACCTGAACCGCCTCTCGGACCTGCTGTTCATTCTCGCGAGGACGGCCAACAAGGAGGTCGGGGACATCCTGTGGGTCCCGGGCGAGAACCGCTGA
- the atpD gene encoding F0F1 ATP synthase subunit beta, with the protein MTTTVETAAATGRVARVIGPVVDVEFPVDAMPEIYNALHVEVDDPAEEGARKTLTLEVAQHLGEGLVRAISMQPTDGLVRQAPVADTGKGITVPVGDVTKGKVFNTLGQVLNEDPSTVADAERWTIHRKAPAFDQLESKTEMFETGLKVVDLLTPYVKGGKIGLFGGAGVGKTVLIQEMIMRVAKLHEGVSVFAGVGERTREGNDLMVEMEEAGVLDKTALVFGQMDEPPGTRLRVALAGLTMAEYFRDVQKQDVLFFIDNIFRFTQAGSEVSTLLGRMPSAVGYQPNLADEMGILQERITSTRGHSITSMQAIYVPADDLTDPAPATTFAHLDATTVLSRPISEKGIYPAVDPLDSTSRILDPRYIAQEHYDAAMRVKGILQKYKDLQDIIAILGIDELGEEDKLVVHRARRVERFLSQNTHAAKQFTGVDGSDVPLDESIAAFNAICDGEYDHFPEQAFFMCGGLEDLKKNAKELGVS; encoded by the coding sequence ATGACGACCACTGTTGAGACGGCCGCCGCCACGGGCCGCGTCGCGCGGGTCATCGGCCCCGTCGTCGACGTGGAGTTCCCCGTCGACGCGATGCCGGAGATCTACAACGCTCTGCACGTCGAGGTCGACGACCCGGCCGAGGAGGGCGCTCGCAAGACGCTGACCCTCGAGGTCGCCCAGCACCTGGGCGAGGGCCTGGTCCGCGCGATCTCCATGCAGCCCACCGACGGTCTGGTCCGCCAGGCCCCGGTGGCCGACACGGGCAAGGGCATCACCGTCCCCGTCGGCGACGTCACCAAGGGCAAGGTGTTCAACACCCTGGGCCAGGTCCTCAACGAGGACCCGTCCACGGTCGCCGACGCCGAGCGCTGGACGATCCACCGCAAGGCCCCGGCCTTCGACCAGCTCGAGTCCAAGACCGAGATGTTCGAGACCGGCCTGAAGGTCGTCGACCTGCTGACCCCGTACGTCAAGGGCGGCAAGATCGGTCTGTTCGGTGGTGCCGGTGTCGGCAAGACCGTGCTGATCCAGGAAATGATCATGCGTGTGGCGAAGCTGCACGAGGGCGTTTCCGTCTTCGCCGGTGTCGGTGAGCGCACCCGTGAGGGCAACGACCTCATGGTCGAGATGGAGGAGGCCGGCGTTCTCGACAAGACCGCGCTGGTCTTCGGCCAGATGGACGAGCCCCCGGGCACCCGTCTGCGCGTGGCCCTGGCCGGTCTGACCATGGCGGAGTACTTCCGCGATGTGCAGAAGCAGGACGTGCTGTTCTTCATCGACAACATCTTCCGCTTCACCCAGGCCGGTTCCGAGGTCTCCACCCTGCTGGGCCGCATGCCCTCCGCGGTGGGTTACCAGCCGAACCTCGCGGACGAGATGGGCATCCTGCAGGAGCGCATCACCTCGACCCGTGGTCACTCGATCACCTCGATGCAGGCGATCTACGTCCCCGCGGACGACCTGACCGACCCGGCCCCGGCGACGACCTTCGCCCACCTGGACGCCACGACCGTTCTGTCGCGTCCGATCTCGGAGAAGGGCATCTACCCGGCGGTCGACCCGCTGGACTCGACGTCCCGCATCCTGGACCCGCGCTACATCGCGCAGGAGCACTACGACGCCGCCATGCGCGTCAAGGGGATCCTGCAGAAGTACAAGGACCTCCAGGACATCATCGCGATCCTCGGTATCGACGAGCTCGGCGAGGAGGACAAGCTCGTTGTCCACCGCGCGCGTCGTGTCGAGCGCTTCCTGTCGCAGAACACCCACGCGGCGAAGCAGTTCACCGGTGTCGACGGCTCCGACGTCCCGCTGGACGAGTCCATCGCGGCGTTCAACGCCATCTGCGACGGTGAGTACGACCACTTCCCCGAGCAGGCCTTCTTCATGTGCGGTGGTCTCGAGGACCTGAAGAAGAACGCCAAGGAGCTGGGCGTCTCCTGA
- a CDS encoding F0F1 ATP synthase subunit delta yields MSGASREAQASARERLDALADNTSVDAVKLAEDLAAVTSLLDREVSLRRVLTDPAQQGEAKSELAGRLLGGQVGGECADLVSGMVRSRWSRSRDLVDAIEELASGAEFVAADRAGVLDDVEDELFRFGRIVASSSELRAALTDKVANRSAKAALVRELLGGRANPVTERLVVRLVAQPRGRSLEAGLNALSKLAADRRDRVVAVVTSAVPMSDAQKQRLGDALAKLYGRRVHLNLDIDPEIIGGVQVRIGDEVINGSIADRLAEADRRMTTG; encoded by the coding sequence ATGAGTGGAGCGAGCCGGGAGGCGCAGGCCTCCGCACGTGAGCGCCTCGACGCGCTGGCGGACAACACCTCCGTGGACGCGGTGAAGCTCGCCGAGGACCTCGCCGCGGTCACCTCGCTGCTGGACCGCGAGGTGTCGCTGCGCCGGGTCCTGACCGACCCCGCCCAGCAGGGCGAGGCCAAGTCCGAGCTGGCCGGGCGTCTGCTCGGCGGCCAGGTGGGCGGCGAGTGCGCCGACCTGGTCTCCGGGATGGTCCGTTCCCGCTGGTCGCGCTCGCGCGACCTGGTGGACGCGATCGAGGAGCTGGCCTCCGGCGCCGAGTTCGTCGCCGCCGACCGCGCCGGTGTCCTGGACGACGTCGAGGACGAGCTGTTCCGCTTCGGCCGCATCGTCGCCTCCAGCTCCGAGCTGCGGGCCGCGCTGACGGACAAGGTCGCGAACCGCTCGGCCAAGGCCGCGCTGGTGCGCGAGCTGCTGGGGGGCCGGGCCAATCCGGTCACCGAGCGTCTCGTTGTCCGTCTTGTGGCACAGCCGCGGGGCCGTAGCCTGGAAGCGGGGCTCAACGCCCTCTCCAAGCTGGCCGCGGACCGCCGGGACCGTGTGGTCGCAGTGGTCACCTCCGCGGTGCCGATGAGCGATGCCCAGAAGCAGCGCCTCGGCGACGCGCTCGCCAAGCTGTACGGGCGCCGTGTCCACCTCAACCTGGACATCGACCCCGAGATCATCGGCGGTGTGCAGGTGCGGATCGGCGACGAGGTCATCAACGGCAGCATCGCGGACCGTCTCGCCGAGGCGGACCGTCGGATGACGACCGGCTGA